In Haladaptatus sp. QDMS2, a single window of DNA contains:
- the eno gene encoding phosphopyruvate hydratase, with the protein MITDVDAWEVLDSRGNPTVRVAAHTASERGVFTVPSGASTGAHEVLERRDGEGRYDGRGVREAVRAVRQELAPELVGADPTDQRAIDARIEDCDGTDNLSRLGGNAVLGVSGAIVHLASNVRDEPLYETLATETPGRLPRPMVNILSGGLHARGGVEIQDFLVVPRGATTYREALETAWAVRDAVRARIEADGHRPLVADEGGYAPPLDRIDDAFDLLERSVRDAGFEPHRDDVAFAVDVAASHFYDAESETYELSSVGRTLDRDELTDLVASWADRYPLVSVEDPLAEDDWAGWQRLATRLDGVQLLGDDLLVTDAARIERAIETGAANAVLVKPNQAGTITRAREAVATARDVGLATVVSARSGETSDTTIADLAVGLDAGQIKIGSLARSERLAKYNRLLEIDRELDTGLAADPIL; encoded by the coding sequence ATGATTACCGACGTAGACGCGTGGGAAGTGCTCGACTCGCGAGGAAACCCGACCGTGCGCGTCGCCGCCCACACGGCGTCAGAACGCGGCGTGTTCACGGTTCCGTCCGGAGCGAGCACGGGGGCGCACGAGGTGCTCGAACGCAGAGATGGTGAGGGACGGTACGACGGGAGGGGCGTCCGTGAGGCGGTTCGCGCCGTCCGGCAGGAACTCGCACCGGAACTGGTCGGCGCAGACCCGACCGACCAACGTGCAATCGACGCGAGAATCGAGGACTGCGACGGGACGGACAATCTCTCGCGACTCGGCGGCAACGCCGTTCTCGGCGTCTCTGGTGCGATTGTACACCTCGCGAGCAACGTCCGCGACGAACCGCTGTACGAAACCCTCGCAACAGAGACTCCGGGACGACTCCCCCGCCCCATGGTGAACATCCTTAGCGGCGGCCTCCACGCCCGGGGCGGCGTTGAGATTCAAGACTTCCTCGTCGTGCCCCGCGGAGCGACCACCTACCGGGAAGCACTCGAAACCGCATGGGCGGTCAGAGACGCCGTCCGTGCACGAATCGAGGCAGACGGCCACCGCCCGCTCGTCGCCGACGAAGGTGGGTACGCACCGCCACTCGACCGCATCGACGACGCCTTCGACCTGCTCGAACGCAGCGTTCGCGACGCCGGATTCGAACCACACCGAGACGACGTGGCATTCGCCGTCGACGTCGCCGCGAGCCACTTCTACGACGCCGAGAGCGAAACCTACGAACTGTCGAGTGTGGGGCGAACGCTCGACCGCGACGAACTGACCGACCTCGTCGCCTCGTGGGCTGACCGCTACCCGCTCGTTTCCGTCGAGGACCCGCTGGCGGAGGACGACTGGGCCGGGTGGCAGCGCCTCGCAACCCGCCTTGACGGGGTGCAGCTGCTCGGCGACGACCTGCTCGTCACCGACGCGGCGCGAATCGAGCGGGCTATCGAGACTGGAGCGGCGAACGCGGTTTTGGTAAAACCGAATCAAGCCGGAACCATCACCCGTGCCCGCGAGGCTGTGGCCACGGCCCGAGACGTCGGCCTCGCGACGGTCGTTTCGGCGCGGTCTGGCGAGACGAGCGACACCACCATCGCTGACCTGGCAGTCGGTCTCGACGCCGGCCAGATAAAAATCGGCTCGCTCGCCCGGTCAGAGCGGCTCGCGAAGTACAATCGCCTGCTCGAAATCGACCGAGAACTGGACACGGGGCTGGCCGCAGATCCCATCCTCTGA
- a CDS encoding cupin domain-containing protein, whose amino-acid sequence MTGDYSMTLVADVEPKPSASSGTDHVDLVSELGCTEMRPKVWYLSPGDAMSYHRQTEQEEFYYVLSGPGRMKIEDELHDVPEGTAVRIPPETRRQVLNDTEGEHVWLIVGAPPALDDGRPANDE is encoded by the coding sequence ATGACAGGCGACTACTCGATGACGCTCGTAGCCGACGTAGAACCGAAGCCTTCCGCGAGTTCCGGGACCGACCACGTCGATCTGGTCAGCGAACTCGGTTGCACGGAGATGCGACCGAAGGTGTGGTACCTCTCGCCGGGGGACGCGATGAGCTATCACCGGCAGACAGAACAGGAGGAGTTCTACTACGTTCTCTCCGGGCCGGGCCGGATGAAAATCGAAGACGAACTCCACGACGTGCCCGAGGGGACGGCCGTTCGCATTCCGCCGGAGACGCGCCGCCAGGTGTTGAACGACACCGAGGGCGAACACGTCTGGCTCATCGTCGGCGCACCACCGGCTCTGGACGACGGCAGACCAGCCAACGACGAATAA
- the ilvC gene encoding ketol-acid reductoisomerase — MTRLMAATETTIYHDADATLSTLDERAVAIIGYGNQGRSQALNLRDSGVEVVVGNRSDDYRETVEEDGFESLSIPEAAAAGDIVCLLIPDEVAPAVYDEHIHPNLEEGDVLYFSHGYNITFDLIQPPETVDVVLVAPRMAGPSVRTLYEAGKSFPSIMAVEQDASGEATAIALALAKGIGSTQAGVVEGTFDMETKVDLLSEQALVPMMMGAFQAKFEVERAHGIPEEIIMSELYLSTELAEIFELMAAEGFLGQLPYHSPTSQYGQLSRADEFVAEYVEPLKEFTEEQLRNIDNGSFVREWSAEQSLDHPGLKRLYKKQRNSDFVQAEQRTIEKLFDHDED; from the coding sequence ATCACTCGGCTGATGGCAGCTACAGAGACGACGATTTACCACGATGCAGACGCGACGCTATCGACTCTCGACGAGCGGGCGGTGGCGATAATCGGCTATGGCAACCAGGGGCGTTCGCAGGCGCTCAACCTGCGCGATTCCGGTGTCGAAGTGGTCGTCGGCAATCGGTCTGACGATTACCGAGAAACCGTCGAAGAGGATGGATTCGAATCCCTCAGCATTCCCGAAGCGGCGGCCGCGGGCGACATCGTGTGCCTGCTCATCCCCGACGAAGTCGCGCCAGCGGTGTACGACGAACACATCCATCCGAATCTGGAGGAGGGTGACGTTCTCTACTTCTCTCACGGCTACAACATCACCTTCGACCTTATCCAACCACCGGAGACGGTGGACGTGGTGCTGGTCGCACCGCGGATGGCCGGCCCGTCTGTGCGCACCCTGTACGAGGCGGGCAAGAGTTTCCCGAGCATCATGGCGGTCGAACAGGACGCCTCCGGCGAGGCGACGGCTATCGCGCTGGCGCTCGCGAAGGGTATCGGTTCGACGCAGGCGGGCGTCGTCGAGGGCACCTTCGACATGGAAACGAAGGTGGACTTGCTCTCAGAGCAGGCGCTCGTGCCGATGATGATGGGCGCGTTCCAGGCGAAGTTCGAAGTCGAGCGCGCCCACGGCATCCCCGAGGAGATCATCATGTCCGAACTCTACCTCTCGACCGAACTCGCGGAAATCTTCGAGTTGATGGCCGCAGAAGGGTTCCTCGGACAGTTGCCGTACCACTCACCGACGAGCCAGTACGGTCAACTCTCGCGGGCCGACGAGTTCGTCGCTGAGTACGTCGAACCGCTCAAGGAGTTCACCGAGGAGCAACTCCGGAACATCGACAACGGGTCGTTCGTACGCGAATGGAGCGCAGAGCAGTCACTCGACCATCCGGGGCTCAAACGCCTCTACAAGAAACAGCGCAACTCCGACTTCGTCCAGGCCGAACAGCGAACCATCGAGAAACTGTTCGACCACGACGAGGACTAA
- a CDS encoding mandelate racemase/muconate lactonizing enzyme family protein gives MEITDVETYTLHLPIDRVVGDSRLSVTDMYVVVVELATDAGYTGTGWMNSLGYAPDLLERFVESQFADLLVGEDPFATEAIRKKLRAQTVYYGELGISAWPRAAIDVACWDIKAQAAGQPLYKLLGGEEDRVRAYASSMDAHHDLDELADLHGGFAEQGFTAFKTKVGDKSPAEEARRIAEVREAVGPAAQIFVDANQAWTVSEAIRTIDAMAAHGLDWVEEPISEFDLAGHRRVVEATEPPLATGEMINRPEQFRYLLDSGGMEIAQPDLVRGGGVTGQMAIANLAATYDVPVATHFYYTISSHIVSAAQTGFIVEYIPEYDVGPVLDPTPVVEDGHVVLPDTPGHGYRIDPAEKEARLVSFD, from the coding sequence ATGGAAATTACAGACGTAGAGACCTATACGCTCCATCTTCCTATCGACCGTGTCGTTGGTGACTCGCGACTCAGCGTCACCGATATGTACGTCGTGGTCGTGGAACTTGCCACTGATGCAGGGTATACGGGAACTGGGTGGATGAACTCACTTGGATACGCGCCCGACTTACTCGAACGGTTCGTCGAGTCGCAGTTCGCGGACCTTCTCGTCGGCGAAGACCCCTTCGCCACCGAGGCGATTCGAAAAAAGCTCCGTGCACAAACGGTCTACTACGGCGAACTCGGTATCTCCGCGTGGCCGAGGGCGGCCATCGACGTCGCCTGCTGGGACATCAAGGCACAGGCCGCCGGGCAGCCGTTGTACAAACTCCTCGGCGGAGAGGAAGACAGAGTCCGGGCGTACGCTTCGAGTATGGACGCCCACCACGACCTCGACGAATTGGCCGACCTCCATGGCGGATTTGCGGAGCAGGGATTTACCGCTTTCAAGACAAAAGTCGGGGACAAATCGCCGGCAGAGGAGGCAAGGCGTATCGCGGAAGTCCGCGAGGCGGTCGGGCCGGCTGCCCAAATCTTCGTCGACGCGAATCAGGCGTGGACCGTTTCGGAGGCAATTCGAACCATCGACGCGATGGCCGCCCATGGGCTCGACTGGGTCGAAGAACCAATCTCCGAGTTCGACCTCGCGGGCCATCGACGAGTGGTGGAGGCAACGGAACCACCGCTCGCCACCGGGGAGATGATAAACCGACCCGAGCAGTTTCGCTATCTGCTCGACAGCGGCGGGATGGAAATTGCCCAACCCGACCTCGTCCGCGGCGGTGGCGTCACGGGTCAGATGGCAATCGCGAACCTCGCCGCCACCTACGACGTCCCTGTCGCAACCCACTTCTACTATACCATCAGTTCCCACATCGTGAGCGCAGCGCAGACGGGCTTCATCGTCGAATACATTCCTGAGTACGACGTCGGCCCGGTGCTCGACCCCACTCCCGTCGTCGAAGACGGCCACGTCGTCCTCCCGGATACGCCAGGTCACGGCTACCGTATCGACCCAGCAGAGAAAGAGGCACGACTGGTTTCGTTCGACTGA
- a CDS encoding SDR family NAD(P)-dependent oxidoreductase — protein MSETYTHTPVSVRDKTAVVIGGTSGIGRGIALGYAAEGANVVATSRTQEKVERVAGEIRDQGAKTLEVTCDVSDRESLETLYDAVEDEFGGADILVNSPSAIARKSVLDVSEEEWAHVLDIQLNGVYRASQVFARRMDAGNIINIASLSSVVTIKDLIAYSTAKGGIDSFTKAAAKELAPDIRVNAIRPGFIETPQTADAYHEGSERYREVTERAVIPRIGQPEDLVGAAIYLASDAAGYTTGEIVTIDGGFTASAFE, from the coding sequence ATGTCTGAAACATACACGCACACGCCGGTCTCCGTCCGAGACAAGACGGCAGTCGTCATCGGCGGAACGAGCGGTATCGGACGGGGCATCGCACTTGGATACGCCGCAGAGGGCGCGAACGTCGTGGCGACGAGTCGTACCCAGGAGAAAGTAGAACGCGTCGCTGGGGAGATTCGCGACCAGGGGGCGAAGACGCTCGAAGTCACCTGCGACGTGAGTGACCGGGAATCGCTCGAAACTCTCTACGACGCCGTCGAGGACGAGTTCGGCGGCGCAGACATTCTCGTGAACTCCCCGAGCGCCATCGCCCGGAAGTCCGTGCTCGACGTTTCGGAGGAGGAATGGGCACACGTCCTCGACATCCAGCTGAACGGCGTCTACCGCGCCTCGCAGGTGTTCGCCCGACGAATGGACGCCGGAAATATCATCAACATCGCGTCGCTCTCCTCGGTGGTTACCATCAAAGACCTCATCGCCTACTCGACGGCGAAGGGCGGCATCGACTCGTTCACCAAAGCAGCGGCGAAGGAACTCGCGCCGGACATCCGGGTCAACGCCATCCGCCCGGGGTTCATCGAGACGCCACAGACTGCAGACGCCTACCACGAAGGCTCAGAGCGGTACCGCGAGGTGACAGAGCGGGCGGTCATCCCGCGCATCGGGCAGCCCGAAGACCTCGTCGGGGCCGCCATCTATCTCGCGAGCGACGCGGCGGGCTACACGACCGGCGAAATCGTCACTATCGACGGTGGGTTCACGGCAAGCGCGTTCGAATAA
- a CDS encoding cupin domain-containing protein yields MDVVSRSDCDAPEVIDGVHLAQLAAGDRMSVQHFTIDPGAYVDDHSHEHEQAGFLQQGQLTFIIDDTEYTLEAGDSFAIPGDVVHAAENRGDEPAVGVEIFSPPRLNPPWASE; encoded by the coding sequence ATGGACGTAGTCTCACGAAGCGACTGCGACGCACCGGAAGTAATCGACGGCGTGCACCTGGCGCAACTGGCGGCAGGCGACCGGATGAGCGTCCAGCACTTCACCATCGACCCCGGCGCGTACGTGGACGACCACAGTCACGAACACGAACAGGCGGGTTTCCTCCAACAGGGCCAACTCACCTTTATCATCGACGACACCGAGTACACCCTCGAAGCGGGCGACTCGTTCGCCATTCCCGGCGACGTGGTCCACGCGGCGGAGAACCGCGGCGACGAACCGGCTGTCGGCGTGGAAATATTCAGCCCACCGCGGCTGAACCCGCCGTGGGCGAGCGAATAG
- a CDS encoding SDR family NAD(P)-dependent oxidoreductase, whose protein sequence is MSGQFDGQTAIVTGSSKGIGKAIAMKFAAEGANVVTNSRSYERAAETSEEIEAAGGTALPVETDVSDPDSVAALVDATVERFGRLDVMVNNAGMTIIGPAEEMDPADWQKVIDVDLSGVFYGSQAAGRQLIEQGDGGAIVNVSSMMGSMGLDRRTPYCAAKGGVDNMTRTLAVEWAEHDIHVNALAPGYIRTAITDQSQASAGYTDQDIQNRTPLGRYGSTEEMANCVLFLAAQNNFVTGEVLTADGGWSAYAWGSEGK, encoded by the coding sequence ATGAGCGGTCAATTCGACGGCCAGACAGCAATAGTCACGGGTTCGAGCAAAGGTATCGGCAAGGCAATCGCGATGAAGTTCGCAGCAGAGGGCGCAAACGTCGTGACGAACTCTCGGTCGTACGAGCGAGCAGCTGAAACGTCGGAGGAGATCGAGGCGGCGGGCGGCACGGCACTCCCAGTCGAGACGGACGTGTCGGACCCCGATTCCGTCGCCGCACTCGTTGACGCGACGGTAGAGCGGTTCGGTCGGCTCGACGTGATGGTGAACAACGCGGGGATGACCATCATCGGCCCAGCAGAGGAAATGGACCCGGCCGACTGGCAGAAGGTCATCGACGTGGACCTCTCGGGGGTCTTCTACGGGTCGCAGGCGGCGGGTCGCCAACTCATCGAACAGGGCGACGGCGGGGCCATCGTCAACGTCTCCAGCATGATGGGTTCGATGGGGCTCGACCGCCGAACACCCTACTGTGCGGCGAAGGGCGGCGTCGACAACATGACGCGAACGCTCGCCGTCGAATGGGCAGAACACGACATCCACGTGAACGCCCTCGCACCCGGGTACATCCGGACGGCCATCACCGACCAGTCCCAGGCATCCGCGGGCTACACGGACCAGGACATCCAGAACCGGACGCCACTCGGGCGGTACGGGTCGACCGAGGAGATGGCCAACTGCGTGCTGTTTCTCGCCGCCCAGAACAACTTCGTGACCGGCGAGGTGCTCACCGCAGACGGTGGCTGGTCGGCCTACGCCTGGGGGAGTGAAGGGAAGTAA
- a CDS encoding mandelate racemase/muconate lactonizing enzyme family protein — MQDVTIEHVETIGVEAPLDEPFGYSQSWVETRTATLVRIEASDGTVGWGECWGPVAGTGEVVEEVLAPHILGENPLHVERLYDRLYDVGRATYQTIVPLPAISGLDIALWDLAGKLLDQPVSALLGGRRRERIRPYATGHYFKPVEGIEAQYEAICEEAVANAEAFGAIKLKVGLELCGYGPDEDIELVRRVRDAVGDETTIMVDANYAYDRKTARRVGGALEAEGVYWFEEPVPPEDMDGYASLRETLDVPIAGGECHTPSEFDRLYAMDALDFAQPDVCIVGGLTPARRIATRGRDNGVAVVPHVWGTAVAIGASLQLVATVEGRPWLEFDRSANPLREELAVSPFVASDGHVSIPDRPGLGVELDESALATYRVD; from the coding sequence ATGCAAGACGTTACCATCGAGCATGTCGAGACCATCGGCGTCGAAGCGCCGCTCGACGAACCGTTTGGCTACTCGCAATCGTGGGTCGAGACGCGCACCGCGACGCTCGTCAGGATTGAAGCGAGCGACGGCACGGTCGGGTGGGGTGAGTGCTGGGGGCCCGTCGCCGGAACCGGAGAAGTCGTAGAGGAGGTCCTTGCCCCGCATATTCTTGGCGAGAATCCACTCCACGTCGAGCGACTCTACGACCGATTGTACGACGTGGGCCGAGCCACGTACCAGACTATCGTCCCACTGCCGGCGATTAGCGGACTCGACATCGCGCTCTGGGACCTCGCGGGCAAACTCCTCGACCAGCCGGTTTCTGCGCTGCTTGGTGGGCGGCGGCGCGAGCGAATCCGCCCGTACGCAACCGGCCACTACTTCAAACCGGTCGAGGGAATCGAGGCGCAGTACGAGGCCATCTGCGAGGAGGCGGTGGCGAACGCGGAGGCATTTGGCGCTATCAAGTTGAAAGTCGGCCTCGAACTGTGCGGCTACGGACCCGACGAAGACATCGAACTCGTTCGCCGCGTCAGGGACGCGGTGGGTGACGAGACGACGATAATGGTCGATGCGAACTACGCATATGACCGCAAGACCGCCCGCCGAGTCGGGGGTGCGCTCGAAGCAGAAGGCGTCTACTGGTTCGAGGAACCAGTCCCGCCAGAGGACATGGACGGATACGCCTCCCTGCGCGAGACCCTCGACGTCCCAATCGCTGGCGGCGAGTGTCACACGCCGAGCGAGTTCGACCGTCTGTACGCCATGGACGCGCTCGACTTCGCACAACCCGACGTCTGCATCGTCGGCGGACTCACGCCGGCCCGACGCATCGCCACCCGGGGGCGCGACAACGGCGTCGCCGTCGTTCCACACGTCTGGGGGACGGCGGTGGCAATCGGCGCGAGTCTGCAACTCGTCGCAACCGTCGAAGGTCGGCCGTGGCTGGAATTCGACCGCTCTGCGAACCCGCTTCGCGAGGAACTCGCCGTCTCGCCGTTCGTCGCGAGCGACGGGCACGTCTCGATTCCGGACCGCCCCGGCCTCGGCGTCGAACTCGACGAGTCTGCACTCGCCACGTACCGGGTCGATTGA
- a CDS encoding mandelate racemase/muconate lactonizing enzyme family protein has product MTRVAAVTTALYGVPNEEALADATQSFDELELVVVEVELEDGTEGLGFTYTIGEGGAAIKTFVESTLEPVLVGGPAAPRVARDRCRAATTYVGREGISELAISAVDIALWDALGRRCDAPLYELIGGQRGRVPAYQTHGGWLHFEKAELVENAHETAERGFAGMKMKIGRGHAADAARIRAVREALPDDMDLMVDANCAFTVPEARRFARHLGDVPLDWLEEPLDKGDMAGHADLRARIDVPIAMGENLFNERQFKQAIAADAADVLQPDVCRVGGITAWLAVADTARTWGLPISPHYVEPLHIHLATAFDNVPYIENHSTILDSVLESPPAFEDGAFVPPERAGHGIRFAGLDAHKKVVQEK; this is encoded by the coding sequence ATGACTCGCGTAGCCGCAGTCACGACTGCACTGTACGGCGTGCCCAACGAAGAGGCACTCGCCGACGCCACCCAATCGTTCGACGAACTCGAACTCGTCGTCGTCGAAGTCGAACTCGAAGATGGAACGGAGGGCCTCGGCTTCACCTACACCATCGGTGAAGGCGGGGCGGCAATCAAAACGTTCGTCGAATCGACGCTCGAACCGGTACTGGTGGGCGGTCCCGCCGCCCCGCGCGTCGCCCGCGACCGATGCAGAGCGGCGACGACCTACGTCGGGCGCGAGGGTATCTCCGAACTCGCCATCTCCGCCGTGGACATCGCGCTGTGGGACGCCCTCGGACGACGATGTGACGCGCCGCTGTACGAACTCATCGGCGGCCAGCGTGGGCGCGTGCCGGCCTACCAGACCCACGGCGGGTGGCTCCACTTCGAGAAAGCGGAACTCGTCGAAAACGCCCACGAAACGGCCGAACGCGGCTTCGCCGGCATGAAGATGAAAATCGGCCGTGGGCACGCTGCGGATGCCGCGCGGATTCGCGCCGTCCGCGAAGCCCTCCCTGACGACATGGACCTGATGGTGGACGCAAACTGCGCCTTCACCGTCCCGGAAGCCCGGCGGTTCGCGCGTCACCTCGGTGACGTGCCCCTCGACTGGCTCGAAGAACCCCTCGACAAGGGCGACATGGCCGGCCACGCTGACCTGCGGGCGCGCATCGACGTCCCAATCGCGATGGGTGAGAATCTATTCAACGAGCGTCAGTTCAAGCAGGCCATCGCCGCAGACGCCGCGGACGTCCTCCAGCCAGACGTGTGTCGCGTCGGCGGCATCACCGCCTGGCTCGCGGTGGCAGACACGGCCCGAACCTGGGGCCTCCCAATCTCACCACACTACGTCGAACCCCTGCACATCCACCTGGCCACCGCGTTCGACAACGTTCCCTACATCGAGAACCACTCGACCATCCTCGACAGCGTGCTGGAATCGCCGCCCGCCTTCGAAGACGGTGCGTTCGTGCCACCCGAACGAGCTGGTCACGGCATCCGCTTTGCGGGACTCGACGCGCACAAAAAAGTGGTGCAGGAAAAATAA
- a CDS encoding ABC transporter ATP-binding protein: MQSEETTASTEAAGSSAAAEDYNVRIDSMTKVFQESDGSDVVAVDDITIDIRRGEFLVLVGPSGCGKTTTLRTVAGLETPTEGSIIIEDEDVTGLDPRQRDISMVFQNYALYPHKTVRENISFPLEVRKYPKDEIADRVERTAELLSISELLNRKPGALSGGQQQRVALGRAIVREPAVFLMDEPLSNLDAKLRVQMRTELNELHKRVGKTTIYVTHDQAEAMTLGDRVAVMNDGELQQLAPPQYIYDNPVNQFVAGFIGEPPMNFFDVELERRGDGYIALSDVFEFELPDEKAAQVEDWGGPLDGLTLGLRPEDVYDVEVNPDVAKEGNTFDAFLKLIEPMGSEKFFTLTTAEGSGQEFTARVSPKSTVEEDEIVQLAASLEMIHLFDDETGENITN, encoded by the coding sequence ATGCAATCCGAAGAAACGACAGCGTCCACCGAGGCGGCCGGGTCGTCGGCCGCGGCGGAGGACTACAACGTTCGCATCGACAGTATGACCAAGGTGTTCCAGGAGAGCGATGGGAGCGACGTCGTCGCGGTTGACGACATCACCATCGACATCCGCCGGGGCGAATTCCTCGTCCTCGTCGGCCCGTCAGGGTGTGGGAAGACCACGACGCTCCGGACCGTCGCCGGCCTCGAAACGCCTACCGAGGGCAGTATCATCATCGAGGACGAGGACGTTACAGGACTCGACCCGCGCCAGCGGGACATCTCGATGGTTTTCCAGAACTACGCGCTGTACCCGCACAAGACGGTCCGTGAGAACATTTCGTTCCCACTCGAGGTGCGCAAGTACCCGAAAGACGAGATTGCGGACCGCGTCGAGCGGACGGCGGAACTGCTCTCTATCTCCGAGTTGCTGAACCGGAAACCGGGGGCACTCTCCGGCGGGCAGCAACAGCGTGTCGCACTGGGCCGCGCAATCGTGCGCGAACCCGCCGTGTTCCTTATGGACGAGCCGCTGTCGAACCTGGACGCGAAACTCCGCGTACAGATGCGGACCGAACTCAACGAACTGCACAAGCGTGTGGGCAAGACGACGATTTACGTCACCCACGACCAGGCGGAGGCGATGACGCTCGGTGACCGCGTCGCCGTGATGAACGACGGGGAACTCCAGCAATTGGCCCCGCCTCAGTACATCTACGACAACCCGGTCAACCAGTTCGTCGCCGGGTTCATCGGCGAACCACCGATGAACTTCTTCGACGTCGAACTCGAACGTCGAGGGGACGGCTACATCGCCCTCTCTGACGTTTTCGAGTTCGAACTCCCCGATGAGAAGGCCGCACAGGTCGAAGATTGGGGTGGCCCGCTCGATGGACTCACCCTCGGGTTGCGTCCTGAGGACGTCTACGACGTGGAGGTCAATCCGGACGTGGCGAAAGAAGGGAACACCTTCGACGCCTTCCTGAAACTCATCGAACCGATGGGGTCGGAGAAATTCTTCACGCTCACGACGGCAGAAGGCTCGGGTCAGGAGTTCACCGCCCGTGTTTCGCCCAAGAGCACCGTCGAAGAAGACGAAATCGTCCAGCTCGCCGCGAGCCTCGAGATGATTCATCTGTTCGACGACGAAACCGGCGAGAACATCACCAACTGA
- a CDS encoding carbohydrate ABC transporter permease has translation MSTQDSFERISYEKRQAFWNVVEGPYVVHAAMILTVLSILVPILWMTLTSFKTADGVFTAAYLPPELTTEAYQQVLIENNYWKALLNSMVISTSTTIIVMVLAIPAGYGFSRFRFKFDNAIFIGVIFSRLFPPIGIIIPYFQGLAAFGLLNSTTGIILAQVYLWLPLMIYIMRNFFISIPKEIDESALVDGCTKIQAFRKVVLPLAKPGVAAVGILTFLYSWREFLFSFMISNTLASRPISVAVYDFVGEVNVSWDQMAAAAVLAIVPTILVVLFFQQYIVSGLTAGAMKGE, from the coding sequence ATGAGCACGCAGGATAGCTTCGAGCGGATCAGCTACGAGAAGCGACAGGCCTTCTGGAACGTAGTCGAAGGTCCGTACGTCGTCCACGCGGCGATGATACTGACCGTCCTGTCCATCCTCGTGCCCATCCTCTGGATGACGCTCACCTCGTTCAAGACGGCAGACGGCGTGTTCACCGCCGCGTACCTGCCGCCGGAACTCACCACCGAGGCGTACCAGCAGGTACTCATCGAGAACAACTACTGGAAGGCGCTCCTGAACAGCATGGTCATCTCCACGTCGACGACCATCATCGTGATGGTGCTCGCCATCCCGGCGGGCTACGGGTTCAGCCGCTTCCGTTTCAAGTTCGACAACGCCATCTTCATCGGCGTCATCTTCTCGCGGCTGTTCCCGCCGATTGGCATCATCATTCCGTACTTCCAGGGACTGGCTGCGTTCGGCCTGCTCAATAGCACCACGGGCATCATCCTCGCGCAGGTGTATCTCTGGTTGCCGCTCATGATTTACATCATGCGCAACTTCTTCATCTCCATCCCGAAGGAGATCGACGAATCCGCGCTCGTAGACGGCTGTACGAAGATTCAGGCGTTTCGGAAGGTCGTGTTGCCCCTCGCAAAGCCCGGCGTGGCCGCGGTGGGCATCCTCACCTTCCTCTACTCGTGGCGGGAGTTCCTGTTCTCGTTCATGATTTCGAACACGCTGGCGTCGCGACCAATCTCGGTCGCCGTGTACGACTTCGTGGGTGAGGTAAACGTCTCGTGGGACCAGATGGCGGCGGCAGCGGTCCTCGCCATCGTTCCGACCATCCTGGTCGTGTTGTTCTTCCAGCAATACATCGTGAGTGGCCTGACCGCCGGCGCGATGAAGGGGGAGTAA